The nucleotide sequence GAAAATTTTAGGCAGGGTGCAAAATATCAGGTTTTGCTGGGAGTAACAGGGTCAGGCAAGACTTTTACAATGGCTCATGTTATAAAAGAACTTGGATTGCCAACACTTGTTATTTCCCATAACAAGACATTGGCAGCCCAATTGTTTGGAGAGCTCAAGAGTTTATTCCCCCACAATGCTGTTGAGTATTTTATTTCCTACTACGACTACTATCTACCAGAAGCATACGTTCCCGAAACCGATACTTATATTGAAAAAGAAGCGGATATTAATGAAGATATTGAAAGGCTGAGGCTTGGAACTACCTCTTCACTCCTTTCCCGGGATGATGTAATCGTTGTAGCAAGTGTTTCGGCAATTTACGGACTTGGTGATCCAGAGGATGTGCTTGAACTCTATTTAGCCCTTGAAAGGGGCCAGCAAGTTGGCGTAAAAAACCTAATTGAAAGATTGGTAGACCTCCAGTATACACGGAACGATGTTGACCTAAAAAGAGGAAACTTTAGAGTAAGAGGCGGGAGAATAGATGTTGTTCCCGCGTACGAAGATTACATTATAAGAATTGAAGTGCCAGATAAAACTGTCGAGTCTATCAAAATTGTAGATTTATTAACCAACAAGGTTATGGAAGTTAAGGATAAGGTTGTGATTTATCCTGCAGGGCACTGGGTAACAACAAAAAGCAAACTGGAAAGAGCTATAGAATCTATAAAGCAGGAGCTTGAGGAAAGGCTTGAGGAACTCTACAGACAGGGAAAAATTCTGGAAGCGCATCGCCTCGAACGAAGAACAAAATTTGACTTGGAAATGTTAAGAGAAGTAGGGTATTGTCCTGGAATAGAAAACTATTCCAGACACCTATCTGGAGGGAAACCTGGTGAAAGGCCATTTTGCCTCATCGACTACTTCCCGGACGAGTACTTAACAATAATAGATGAATCTCATGTAACAATCCCTCAACTTATGGCGATGTACAACGGTGACAGATCCAGAAAAGAAACCCTTGTAGAGTATGGTTTCCGCTTACCAAGTGCTCTTGATAATAGACCCCTTAAATTTGAGGAGATTGAAGAACTTTGGGATAAGGTGCTTTTTGTCTCCGCAACTCCCGCCGAGTATGAAATAAAGAAATCCAACGGGATAGTAGTAGAACAGATAATAAGACCCACCGGCCTTGTAGACCCCGAGATAATAGTCAAACCATCTTCCAATCAGGTCGAAGATATGATTGAGGAAATAAGAAACGTTGTTGAAAGGGGAGAGAGAGTTCTGATTTCTACAATAACAAAAAGAACTGCAGAGGATCTTGCGGAATACCTAACCACGTTGGGATTCAGGGTGAAATATCTCCATTCGGAAATTGACGCATTGGAGAGGGTAGAAATTATCAGAGGCCTTAGACTGGGAGAGTTTGATGTGCTCGTTGGCGTGAACCTTTTGAGAGAGGGACTTGATCTACCAGAGGTATCTCTCGTTCTTATAACCGATGCAGATAAAACCGGTTTTTTAAGATCAGAAACTGCATTGATCCAGATGGCTGGAAGAGCTGCAAGGAATGCCTGCGGCAGGGTCATTCTTTACGCTGATGTTATTACGGAGGCAATGGAAAGGGCTATAAGAGAGACGAACCGCCGAAGAGAAATTCAAATGGAATATAACCGTGAACACAACATAGTTCCTCAAACCATCAGGAAAACCCCAGAAGAAATTTTAAGAACAACGATCGTTGCGGATGAAAGGATAATAAAGAAAAGTGATGAGGTTGACATTGAGAAAGAGGTAGCCGAATTAAAATCTATGTTTACTATATACGAGGTCATAGAAGAACTGGAAAGACGTATGTTCAAGGCTGCCAGTTTGTTGGACTTTGAAAAGGCTGCAAAATATAGAGATACAATAAAAAAGATAAAAAGTGAGTTAGAGAAAAAGGAGAAGAAAATTGCAAAAGTATCGAAAAAGAGAATTAAATAGTTCAATAGAAATTTCAATAGTTGGAGGCGGGTTTGACGTGGTGGGTTTGCCGTACCATGTTGACTTCTCCCCCGGAAGTTACATCTTTTTGAAGTACCCAGAAATAGAGGAAGAACTCCTCGTTAAAGTAAGAGGATTTTCAAAAAAAGTTGCAGGAAAAATTCTCGATCGATTCAGAATCGCCGGAAATGATGAGGTCATTGCAACGATGAAAAAAATAACAAAGGGATTCCTTTTTGAAAACAACCTTCGAGACGTCAAAATCGTTAAAGAGGATTTCGACATAGGAAAGGGGATTATTAGTTTTAAGTTTACTGCTGAGAGAAAGCTCAAACTTGACAAGATAGCAGCGGCACTATCGAAAATTTTACATGTTCGTGTTGAGTTTCAGCAAATTGGTGCCCGTGATTTGGCTAGAATTAAAGGCGGTGTAGGTATTTGTGGGTTCGAAATATGTTGTAGAAGATTTCTTAATATGCTCCCTTCCGTGACTCTTGAAACTGCCAAGGAACAATTTATTTTTGCCTCTCCCGATAGAATTTCTGGTATATGCGGAAGGTTGAGATGTTGTTTGAGGTATGAACTCGAATACTATAGAGATCTCAAATCCCAGTTTCCTGAAATTGGAAGTGTCATTGAAACCGATAAAGGCCCTGGTAGAGTTACGGAAATTAACTATTTGACAAAAAGAATAAAACTTCAATTTGGTGACGGGACAGAGGAGGAGATGGATTGGAACCCAGTGGGAGTTGAAACCGTTGAGGGGGAAGAAGATGAAGTTTAGAGAAACGTTTAAGAAATTCTTCAAAAGTAAA is from bacterium and encodes:
- the uvrB gene encoding excinuclease ABC subunit UvrB; amino-acid sequence: MAKFELVTDLIPKGDQPKAIREIVENFRQGAKYQVLLGVTGSGKTFTMAHVIKELGLPTLVISHNKTLAAQLFGELKSLFPHNAVEYFISYYDYYLPEAYVPETDTYIEKEADINEDIERLRLGTTSSLLSRDDVIVVASVSAIYGLGDPEDVLELYLALERGQQVGVKNLIERLVDLQYTRNDVDLKRGNFRVRGGRIDVVPAYEDYIIRIEVPDKTVESIKIVDLLTNKVMEVKDKVVIYPAGHWVTTKSKLERAIESIKQELEERLEELYRQGKILEAHRLERRTKFDLEMLREVGYCPGIENYSRHLSGGKPGERPFCLIDYFPDEYLTIIDESHVTIPQLMAMYNGDRSRKETLVEYGFRLPSALDNRPLKFEEIEELWDKVLFVSATPAEYEIKKSNGIVVEQIIRPTGLVDPEIIVKPSSNQVEDMIEEIRNVVERGERVLISTITKRTAEDLAEYLTTLGFRVKYLHSEIDALERVEIIRGLRLGEFDVLVGVNLLREGLDLPEVSLVLITDADKTGFLRSETALIQMAGRAARNACGRVILYADVITEAMERAIRETNRRREIQMEYNREHNIVPQTIRKTPEEILRTTIVADERIIKKSDEVDIEKEVAELKSMFTIYEVIEELERRMFKAASLLDFEKAAKYRDTIKKIKSELEKKEKKIAKVSKKRIK
- the ricT gene encoding regulatory iron-sulfur-containing complex subunit RicT — its product is MQKYRKRELNSSIEISIVGGGFDVVGLPYHVDFSPGSYIFLKYPEIEEELLVKVRGFSKKVAGKILDRFRIAGNDEVIATMKKITKGFLFENNLRDVKIVKEDFDIGKGIISFKFTAERKLKLDKIAAALSKILHVRVEFQQIGARDLARIKGGVGICGFEICCRRFLNMLPSVTLETAKEQFIFASPDRISGICGRLRCCLRYELEYYRDLKSQFPEIGSVIETDKGPGRVTEINYLTKRIKLQFGDGTEEEMDWNPVGVETVEGEEDEV